AGGCATCGTTTACATGGATGACAACCCTTATATTATCTGTGTTATGATTAAAGGAGCAAATAAAGGAAGATTATCAGAGTCCATTTACCAATTATCGAAACTGGTCTACAAGGAAATTAAATCTAAAAAATCAACTTCTGTTATTGATTAGATTAACCTTGAATGGACTCATCCTAATTTAAATTGAATTTTAACCTGTAATTCCGTTGATTCAGGCAGCAACAAAAACCACCCCAATCGCCACCGAATACCCCAAATGCCATTTCCACGGCCAGTAGCTGATCGGTGAAACGCCTTCTGAAGACTTCAGCCAAAACATTAGAACCAGTTTATCTAGAACGCTAGCAATCACTGTTGCAAAAGCAATTCCTACCAAGCCAAATTGTTGGACGAAAAGTATGCTTAGTCCGAAGTTGACTGCCAATTCCAAACCAGCAACAAGCATGATGGTTTTGGTTTTCTTTAGTCCGATGAGCAGCGTTTGCGGAAAAACCAATCGACTTACAACCAGGAGCAGATAGACGTTGAAAACCGCGGCACTCGCACTGAAATCAGGATTGAAGAGGCGTGGATAAAGCCATTCGCTCACAAGCATGAAACCGATGGAAATCGGGAAGAAAAAATGCATCAGTTTGAGGCTTTCCTTCTTAATGGTTTCGGTTGCTTGCTTAATGCCTAATTGAGCCACTTTAGGTACCATTCCATTACTGAATGCATTTGCCAAAAGCAGCACCAATGGAAATTCCTTGGCGCCATAGCGATAGATGGCAAACGTTCCTTCGTCAAAGTACTTGGATACGATGAAACCGTCCAAATATTCTGCTGAGCCAGAAAGTAAAGTTGCCGCCATAAGCGGTCCTGCGGTTATCAGAAACTGTCGAATAAAATCCTTGTCGAGTTTGAATTCCGCGTATTTGGCTAGCAACCCAAGGGTGATGATGAATCGAACGACCGAACTGAAAACCAATCCAATCATGGCTTCATCCAATCCATATCCCAAGGCAATCGGTCCAGCAACGGCAAGCAACTGAATGCCGAAAGCCACAATTCCGTAAAATGCCAATCCTTTTCCTTTCTCTTTTAAAAGCAGCATATATTCGGTCAGAACGCTCGGTCCTATGAAAAGGACGTAAAACGAGAAAGTGCCGTAAAACGCCAACACCTCTGGGTTGTTTGCCATCATCGAATATGGCGTAATGAGCAATCGGAACGCTACAAAAACAAGTACCGAAATACCCAATAGGACCAAGAAGGCATTGAAAAATTCCTTCGATTTTTCCTTTGGATGATAATTGGCTAAAAGCGATTGAGTCAACCCAGAAAGCCAAAAGAAACTGAGTACACTGCCAAGAAAAAGCAACGATTCATAAAGGCCGATGTCATACGTGCTCAGACCAAGTTTCGTGAACAGAATTCCTGTTAGGAAAAACGTTCCGAAACGTAGTACTTGAAAGAATTGTAGAGCGCGGACGGGAGTTAACACGAGGCGAAAGTTACCAGTTAATCACCCAATCTGTTTAAACTTAAACCGAACGGAATTTCCAATCACGACCACATCTGAAAAGGCCATACTGAAAGCTGCAACCATAGGATTTAAGAATCCGAGGGCTGCCACTGGAATGGCCAGCGAATTGTACAAAAATGCCCAGAACAGATTCTGTTTGATGGTGAGAACGGTATGATGTCCGAGTTGAAACGCGTCTTTGATCTTGCCAATGCCACCTTTTTCGAGGATGACCACGGAGGCGGCACTGACGGCAACCTGTGTGGCATTGCTCAATGAAATTCCGACTGTTGCACGTGTCAATGCTGGCGCATCGTTTATGCCATCTCCGACCATGGCGGTAGGAGCTAGATCAGAAAGCTCCGTAATCAGCTTGAGTTTTTCATCTGGAGACTGCTCTGCATAAACGGTTTTGATGTCGAGTTCTGCGGCTACCAATTCGCATTTGCGCTTGCGGTCGCCACTTAACATGATTGTTTCAATTCCTTTTGAGTTGAGATAAGAAATGAGGTCTTTGGCATCTTCCCGAACCTTGTCTGTGAGCGAAATCTCAGCAGCCAACTCGCCATTTTTCAGCATGTAGATATCGCAATCAGACCGTTCCATTTTTTCGTCAAGCATCTTGAACGAACCGACTTTCCATTCATTGCCTGCGGCATCTTTTCCGATAAGGCCTTTTCCTTTCTCTTCTTGAACAGAAGCAAATTCATGCTTTTTTGATGTCGGTTGAAGTTCTTCGACAATAGCACGGGCAATCGGATGAGATGAATGCTGCTCGATACTGAAAAGCACGTTCTTCAATTCTTCCTCTTTTCCATCCAACACGTTGAAGGAACCGATCTTGATTTCGCCTGAAGTCAAGGTTCCCGTCTTATCAAAAACGACCTTTTTCACCTTTGATAGGTTTTCGATGCTTTCAGCTCCTTTGAAAAGGATACCTTCTTTGGCGCCTCGCCCCAGACCGACCATCACGGCCGTAGGTG
The DNA window shown above is from Flavobacteriales bacterium and carries:
- a CDS encoding oligosaccharide flippase family protein, with the protein product MLTPVRALQFFQVLRFGTFFLTGILFTKLGLSTYDIGLYESLLFLGSVLSFFWLSGLTQSLLANYHPKEKSKEFFNAFLVLLGISVLVFVAFRLLITPYSMMANNPEVLAFYGTFSFYVLFIGPSVLTEYMLLLKEKGKGLAFYGIVAFGIQLLAVAGPIALGYGLDEAMIGLVFSSVVRFIITLGLLAKYAEFKLDKDFIRQFLITAGPLMAATLLSGSAEYLDGFIVSKYFDEGTFAIYRYGAKEFPLVLLLANAFSNGMVPKVAQLGIKQATETIKKESLKLMHFFFPISIGFMLVSEWLYPRLFNPDFSASAAVFNVYLLLVVSRLVFPQTLLIGLKKTKTIMLVAGLELAVNFGLSILFVQQFGLVGIAFATVIASVLDKLVLMFWLKSSEGVSPISYWPWKWHLGYSVAIGVVFVAA